In Macadamia integrifolia cultivar HAES 741 chromosome 13, SCU_Mint_v3, whole genome shotgun sequence, one DNA window encodes the following:
- the LOC122058656 gene encoding vesicle-associated protein 4-2-like yields the protein MAIAEEKSHSEGKVWSLCRLPFWHSGNASSSSSSQNLHHQQNQNNQHVDGSNHHSSSTVSSVARSLLPTRRRLRLDPRNKLYFPYEPGKQVRSAIRIKNTSKSNVAFKFQTTAPKSCFMRPPGGILTPGESLIATVFKFVEHPENNEKHPDQKSKVKFKIVSLKVKGVMDYVPELFDEQKDQVAVEQILRVIFLDAERPSPAMDKLKRQLADAEAALEAKKKPPEDTGPRIVGEGLVIDEWKERRERYLAQQQVEGVDSV from the exons ATGGCTATTGCTGAAGAAAAATCTCATTCTGAAGGCAAGGTTTGGAGTCTCTGTCGATTGCCCTTTTGGCATTCAGGAAATGCTTCTTCGTCGTCTTCTTCACAGAACCTTCATCACCAGCAGAATCAAAACAATCAACATGTTGATGGTTCCAATCATCATTCTTCAAGCACCGTTTCATCAGTCGCTAGATCTTTGCTTCCCACTCGCCGTAGACTCCGTCTTGATCCTCGCAACAAGCTCTACTTCCCCT ATGAACCTGGTAAACAAGTCAGAAGCGCGATCAGGATAAAAAACACTAGCAAGTCGAACGTAGCTTTCAAG TTTCAAACAACAGCGCCAAAAAGCTGCTTCATGCGACCTCCAGGGGGTATCCTTACTCCTGGAGAAAGTCTCATTGCAACTG TTTTCAAGTTTGTGGAGCATCCTGAAAACAATGAGAAGCATCCAGATCAGAAGAGCAAGGTTAAATTTAAGATTGTTAGCCTAAAAGTAAAAGGAGTAATGGACTATGTGCCTGAGTTG tttgatgagcAGAAAGATCAAGTAGCAGTTGAGCAGATTCTGAGGGTCATATTCTTAGATGCAGAACGTCCTAGCCCT GCGATGGATAAACTTAAGCGACAGTTGGCTGATGCCGAGGCTGCACTGGAAGCGAAGAAGAAACCCCCAGAGGACACAGGCCCAAGAATTGTTGGGGAAGGACTTGTTATAGATGAATGG AAAGAACGAAGGGAAAGATACCTGGCTCAGCAGCAGGTTGAAGGTGTTGATTCAGTGTAA